In the genome of Candidatus Pristimantibacillus lignocellulolyticus, the window AGCCACTCGTTGCGCTCGCAGCTTTATCTCTAGTAGTTATTGTAGCTTGCCCAATTGCATTAACCTGACTTGCTGATGTTTCAGCCTTTGAGCGACTAGCTGCTGATGCAGCTTGTGAGCGAGTCGTTTTTGTAGCTTCGGGATCCTTTACTGCTGTTTTTCTAGTACGAGGTTTAACCTCTTTTGTCTCCGTTTTATCAGCATCCGCTTTTTTGGTGCTCCGTGTTCGTTTCGTAGCAGCTTCCTGTTTCTCGAATGAAGATTTGGCTACCATCGGTTGCACCCGTACTTTATCAACGATCATCGTAGCAAACTTCTTCACATTATTCATAAATTGCTCATTCGATGCGTTTCCGCGAGCAATATCATTCAATCGTTTCTCCCACATTCCGGTCATTTCAGGTGAAGTTAGAAGCTCTACACCCGCTCCGCGAATGAGTTCTATAGCGATTTTCCCTTTGTTCGCAATCGTTATCTTCTTACCAACCATCGTAATATAGCCTACTGTCTTCAATCTCTCGATCGTCGAAGCACGAGTTGCCGGTGTGCCGAGTCCAGAATCTTTCATAGCCTCACGCATTTCATCATCTTCGATCTGCTTCCCTGCACTCTCCATAGCTCTTAGAAGCGTTCCTTCTGTATATGACTTTGGTGGCTTTGTTGCTTTCTCTCTTGCTATTGCTGTTTTGCATAACACATCAGCATCCGCATTCAACTCGAATGGTTGATCAAGTTCAGTTACTTCTTCTTGTTCATCACTATCTGCATTAGCTTTCTTTCGCTTCGTTGCCGCTTCTTGATTCTGATCGTTGTAAATCACTTTCCATCCAAGTTCTAACAACTGCTTCATATTACTTTTGAATAAGTGCTTTTCCACTTTTGTAAGAACAGTATGTCCCGTATACCTTGCAGGCGGAAAGAATTGGGACAGAAATCTACGCACGACAAGATCATATAGCTTTTGTTCATCTGCTGAGAGTGAAGTCGCTTTACGTACCGTTGGCATGATCGCATGATGGTCTTCTACTTTTGCAGGATTACAAATCGATTTATTACCAATATGTACGAGCGACCGATCACTTTGTTGTACCCATTGACCGTAACTTGTATTTTGTAATGCACTAAGTGCTTTATGCATCTCTGGTATATTTTGTTCTGTTACATAGTTAGAATTCGTACGCGGGTAAGTTATTACTTTATGCTTTTCATATAAACTTTGAGCAATATCTAGTGTTTTCTTAGCAGAGAAATTAAGCTTACTATTCGCCTCACGTTGCAATAATGTCAGATCATACAATCGATGAGGGTATTCCTTAATTTCTTTCGCTTCATAGGACTCTATTACCCCTCGCTTCCCTTTCACATCGGAAACGATTGCGTCAGCTTTTTCTTTTTCTGTAATCCGGTCACCTTGCCAAAGCCCTTTATAGTTTGTTTCTTCTTGTTGGAACTGAGCTTCAACATCAAAAAATGTTAATGAATCAAATTTTGCTATTTCAGCTTCACGATCATAGATTAATGCTAGTACTGGTGTTTGAACTCTACCAACAGACATTAATTCATTATGTTTCGTTGTAAATGCTCTAGTTCCATTCATACCGATAAGCCAATCCGCTTCGCTTCGAGCAGATGCTGCTAGCGTAAGATTATAATATTCAGATTCCGAACGTAACTCTTGAAATCCTTTACGGATCGTTTCAGCAGTTAAATCTGAAATCCATAACCGCTGGACAGGATGATTCAACTTTAAGTACCGTTGAATAAGCGAGAAGATATATTGTCCTTCTCGCCCCGCATCACAAGCATTGACAATATGATCACAACGTTGTGCTAGTTCTTTTATCACTTTCAATTGATCAGCTGTTCGCTTATTTGCTATTAATTTGAATTGCTCAGGTATAATTGGTAAATGAGAAATATTCCATTTTTTATATCGATCATCATAAGCGTCTGGTTCTGCTAATCCAACTAAATGACCAATCGCCCAAGAGATAATATATGTGTCACCTTCTAAATAACTACGCATATTTTTCGCTTTCGGCTCAATAGCAGCAGCAATATTTCGACCCATATCAGGTTTTTCGGCTATAATTAATGTCTTCATAATAACTCCTTCATGATTCATTCACTAATAATTAATGTTGTTAATCATTAATATAATTAATCATGGTAGTGAATAAGCTATTTACTCCAGTTGACCAATTCGGGTCTTCTGCATATTTACGATTAATCCAAACGATCGGATCGATATCTTTAGGACGATCCTTACTTAAATTTACAAGAGTTCGAGCAGCAATGGCAGTCGAATCTTCGATTGTCGTATTATAATCTTCCCAACTATGAAATACATTAAAAGGATTATTAGCAATTTCT includes:
- a CDS encoding DNA topoisomerase 3, which gives rise to MKTLIIAEKPDMGRNIAAAIEPKAKNMRSYLEGDTYIISWAIGHLVGLAEPDAYDDRYKKWNISHLPIIPEQFKLIANKRTADQLKVIKELAQRCDHIVNACDAGREGQYIFSLIQRYLKLNHPVQRLWISDLTAETIRKGFQELRSESEYYNLTLAASARSEADWLIGMNGTRAFTTKHNELMSVGRVQTPVLALIYDREAEIAKFDSLTFFDVEAQFQQEETNYKGLWQGDRITEKEKADAIVSDVKGKRGVIESYEAKEIKEYPHRLYDLTLLQREANSKLNFSAKKTLDIAQSLYEKHKVITYPRTNSNYVTEQNIPEMHKALSALQNTSYGQWVQQSDRSLVHIGNKSICNPAKVEDHHAIMPTVRKATSLSADEQKLYDLVVRRFLSQFFPPARYTGHTVLTKVEKHLFKSNMKQLLELGWKVIYNDQNQEAATKRKKANADSDEQEEVTELDQPFELNADADVLCKTAIAREKATKPPKSYTEGTLLRAMESAGKQIEDDEMREAMKDSGLGTPATRASTIERLKTVGYITMVGKKITIANKGKIAIELIRGAGVELLTSPEMTGMWEKRLNDIARGNASNEQFMNNVKKFATMIVDKVRVQPMVAKSSFEKQEAATKRTRSTKKADADKTETKEVKPRTRKTAVKDPEATKTTRSQAASAASRSKAETSASQVNAIGQATITTRDKAASATSGLQLITSCPRVGCGGQLFMGRKDYGCSHYRSGCSVIIRRDVFGHSITPHDLKTLIKSGSTPTLKLYTPGGEHVDGCIVLVNRNTGELSIDMKANGIDSND